Proteins from a single region of Carassius carassius chromosome 37, fCarCar2.1, whole genome shotgun sequence:
- the LOC132118037 gene encoding syntaphilin-like isoform X4, whose amino-acid sequence MHFNGNIAVEPSSVPLSHLCFLRFNLLKALQPKRHLQQMLSSSTASPVRSQAPVSNRDPYGNASLSSSSTSGSCKGSDGSPTHRRHIKYTSCNDNHGIRPPPPEQYLTPLQQKEVCIRHLRARLKETIERLQNRDTKIDELRTQLSRMQEDWIEEECHRVEAQLALKEARREIQQLKQVVDVVRSSLGDTDTGVQKCFQDINLQNHKLESLLQSMELAQIGTPKTGETLAGGGVVGAGLEVSEGLVESSEGSPARSLTRSSTYTKLSDQTGQEHGGNENGCDIPCLSGEGTQDSGFVCCGESGRGASRADLLLEAAFLSQETASLLNAYSHLPHSSTYEALSISEPRAVPLRCSGIGMGTTVSASHPCLSHHHLYLHHLREQGIQTDYDHAPASAPAHGPSTSFNCDLDTIAERTFRSQACSPTSTWMSDEGDDLESVATESAITATVATASVVTDFSNKSAPAVSMEPWAPNASVTKGPANLVLESSVKETTVSELLTVLPTTTTALTTETIGSQVTNSVQPQPVTDPLPNPCNSPSSVQPLIETEGEPLPQTTQPRGILTDAEDEGDHVINIGAEDEDEVDESATNTESKSSGCGLPAKNYWSRHFLVDLLAVVVPVVPTVAWLCRGPHRVGQPMYHIGSLMRGCCTVALHSLRRGGGLRHYPAGGGGSGGMSI is encoded by the exons ACGGAGTCAAGCACCTGTCAGTAACCGTGATCCCTATGGAAATGCCTCTCTCAGCAGCAGTAGCACTTCAGGGTCATGCAAGGGTAGTGATGGAAGCCCAACCCATAG GCGTCACATAAAATACACCTCCTGCAATGATAACCATGGTATCCGGCCCCCTCCACCTGAGCAATACCTTACCCCACTGCAACAGAAAGAGGTGTGTATCAGACACCTCAGAGCACGGCTCAAAGAAACCATCGAAAGACTGCAGAACAG GGACACTAAGATTGATGAGTTGCGCACTCAGCTGTCTCGTATGCAAGAGGATTGGATTGAAGAGGAGTGCCACCGCGTGGAGGCCCAGCTGGCTCTGAAAGAGGCTCGCAGGGAGATCCAGCAGCTTAAGCAGGTTGTTGATGTTGTAAGATCCAGTCTGGGAGACACCGACACTGGAGTGCAAAAGTGCTTCCAAGACATAAACCTCCAGAACCACAAGCTGGAGTCTTTATTGCAGAGCATGGAGCTGGCTCAGATCGGGACCCCCAAAACAGGAGAAACCCTGGCAGGTGGAGGGGTGGTGGGGGCAGGGCTGGAGGTCAGCGAGGGCCTGGTGGAGTCTTCCGAAGGCTCCCCAGCTCGCTCGCTTACCCGCAGCTCTACCTACACCAAGCTAAGTGACCAGACTGGCCAGGAACATGGCGGCAATGAAAATGGGTGTGACATTCCATGTTTGTCAGGTGAGGGCACGCAGGACAGTGGGTTTGTTTGTTGTGGAGAAAGTGGAAGAGGAGCAAGCAGGGCAGACCTGCTCCTGGAGGCTGCGTTTTTGTCTCAAGAAACAGCCTCGCTGCTCAATGCGTACTCCCACCTGCCACACTCCTCCACCTATGAGGCACTGAGTATCAGCGAGCCGAGAGCTGTGCCACTCCGCTGCAGTGGGATCGGGATGGGGACCACTGTTAGTGCTAGTCATCCATGTTTGTCACATCATCACCTATACCTGCATCACCTACGTGAGCAAGGCATTCAAACTGACTACGACCATGCACCTGCTTCGGCCCCTGCCCATGGTCCCAGTACATCCTTTAACTGTGATCTGGACACTATTGCTGAGCGCACCTTCCGCTCCCAGGCATGCAGTCCAACCTCTACCTGGATGTCTGATGAGGGAGATGATCTGGAGTCGGTAGCCACAGAATCAGCCATTACAGCAACAGTTGCAACAGCTTCTGTTGTCACAGACTTTTCCAACAAGTCTGCACCAGCTGTTTCAATGGAGCCTTGGGCACCAAATGCGTCTGTTACAAAAGGACCTGCAAATTTAGTGTTGGAGTCCTCTGTCAAGGAGACAACTGTTTCAGAGCTCCTTACAGTCTTACCAACCACCACAACAGCTTTGACCACAGAGACCATTGGATCCCAAGTAACCAACTCTGTTCAACCTCAACCTGTAACAGACCCTTTGCCAAACCCTTGCAACTCCCCTAGCTCCGTACAGCCATTGATTGAGACTGAAGGAGAGCCCCTTCCACAGACCACTCAGCCTCGTGGTATACTAACAGACGCTGAGGATGAAGGGGATCATGTCATAAATATAGGTGCAGAAGATGAAGATGAGGTGGACGAGAGTGCTACGAACACAGAGTCCAAGTCGTCTGGCTGTGGTTTACCGGCAAAGAACTACTGGAGCCGGCACTTCCTAGTGGATTTGCTTGCAGTGGTCGTGCCAGTGGTCCCCACAGTGGCGTGGCTCTGTCGGGGTCCACACCGCGTTGGTCAGCCAATGTACCATATTGGTTCTCTCATGCGAGGTTGCTGCACCGTGGCGCTCCATTCCCTGCGTCGAGGAGGAGGCCTTCGGCACTACCCCGCAGGAGGAGGTGGTTCAGGGGGAATGAGTATATAA